In Herbinix luporum, a single window of DNA contains:
- a CDS encoding ATP-binding cassette domain-containing protein encodes MDHTGFCKKLSNVSFTYPNAKDPALKNISLEIKPGEVLAIVGENGSGKSTLVKLILGLYKPDEGDIEYFGGDQEMKTAVFQNYMNYAMTLATLAENISISRKDLNYEDLNNAVANFGLVLDSQKFFNGINTLLAKEFGGIDLSGGEWQKVAIGRGIYRKFDFIAFDEPTASIDPIEETKIYEKIRSLSKNKTAVIVTHRMASVRFADKIIVMKEGRIVEYGNHESLMALNGEYKRLYTSQIKDYVNDVR; translated from the coding sequence TTGGATCATACTGGCTTTTGCAAAAAACTCTCCAATGTAAGTTTTACTTATCCTAATGCCAAAGATCCGGCTTTGAAAAACATTTCCCTGGAAATCAAGCCGGGGGAGGTGCTTGCTATAGTGGGGGAAAACGGTTCCGGCAAATCTACATTGGTGAAATTGATATTGGGATTATATAAACCGGATGAAGGTGATATTGAATATTTTGGCGGAGATCAGGAAATGAAAACTGCTGTGTTCCAAAATTATATGAACTATGCCATGACTCTTGCGACTCTTGCGGAAAATATTTCGATTTCCAGAAAGGACCTTAATTATGAAGACCTGAATAATGCCGTCGCTAACTTTGGTCTTGTTTTGGACTCCCAAAAATTTTTTAATGGCATAAACACCCTCCTGGCAAAAGAATTTGGAGGAATTGACCTGTCAGGCGGGGAGTGGCAGAAAGTGGCGATAGGAAGAGGCATTTACAGAAAATTTGATTTTATTGCTTTTGATGAACCGACAGCATCAATTGATCCCATAGAAGAAACTAAAATTTATGAAAAAATCAGAAGCTTAAGCAAAAATAAAACTGCTGTAATTGTAACCCACAGAATGGCATCAGTAAGATTTGCAGATAAAATAATTGTGATGAAAGAAGGCAGAATAGTGGAATATGGCAACCATGAAAGCTTAATGGCTTTGAATGGTGAATATAAGCGATTGTATACGTCACAAATCAAAGATTATGTAAATGATGTAAGATGA
- a CDS encoding IS3 family transposase (programmed frameshift) translates to MSKKYYEENFKKQIVKIYNQGNHTYRELSEQYGIAASTMRQWVIRYNNTRSFNAEDNKTDEEKRIKELEKKVKQLEMENDIFKASGTTTREKVDLIISNREKYSISAMCELLEVSRSLVYYHLNRETSVSSKEEEIIEEHIKEIFRLSRNNYGTRKIKVELKKLGYQVSRKRISRLMRKNGLVSNYTVAHYKVHKSTCNQADTPNVVDRDFDNREKLEVVVSDLTYVRVGSNWNYVCNLIDLHNREIIGSAAGEKKEAKLVEKVLLSIPYSLKDIKIFHSDRGNEYDNKLLDDVLETFEIERSLSNKGNPYDNAVSEAVNKIMKTEFIYQNKFETLEELQLKLAEYIYWYNNIRIHGSLGYLTPVEYRGLLFLVNES, encoded by the exons ATGTCAAAAAAATATTATGAGGAAAATTTCAAGAAGCAAATTGTCAAAATATATAATCAAGGCAATCATACTTACAGAGAGCTAAGTGAGCAATACGGGATAGCCGCTTCAACTATGAGGCAGTGGGTAATAAGATATAATAATACTAGGTCCTTTAATGCGGAAGATAATAAAACTGATGAAGAGAAAAGGATCAAAGAGTTAGAAAAGAAAGTTAAACAGCTTGAAATGGAGAATGACATTT TTAAAGCAAGCGGCACTACTACTAGGGAAAAGGTAGACCTCATTATTTCTAATAGAGAGAAATACAGTATTAGTGCCATGTGCGAACTTTTAGAGGTCTCACGTAGCTTAGTATATTATCATTTAAATAGAGAGACTAGCGTATCTTCAAAGGAAGAGGAAATTATCGAAGAACACATAAAAGAGATATTTAGGCTTAGTAGAAATAATTATGGAACAAGGAAAATCAAAGTAGAATTAAAGAAGTTAGGTTATCAAGTATCAAGAAAAAGGATATCAAGACTTATGAGAAAGAATGGCCTAGTATCTAACTATACAGTGGCTCATTACAAGGTACATAAGAGTACTTGTAACCAGGCTGATACCCCTAATGTTGTAGATAGAGACTTTGACAATAGAGAGAAATTAGAAGTCGTTGTAAGTGATTTAACTTATGTTAGAGTGGGTAGTAATTGGAATTATGTTTGCAACTTAATAGACCTTCATAATCGTGAAATTATAGGTTCAGCTGCAGGAGAAAAGAAGGAAGCTAAACTGGTAGAAAAGGTTTTATTAAGTATACCCTATTCATTGAAGGATATTAAAATTTTTCACTCAGACAGAGGAAATGAATATGATAACAAGCTTCTAGATGATGTTCTAGAAACATTTGAAATAGAGAGGTCTCTAAGTAATAAAGGTAATCCCTATGACAATGCAGTAAGTGAGGCAGTAAATAAAATAATGAAAACTGAATTTATATATCAGAACAAATTTGAGACATTAGAGGAGTTGCAGTTAAAATTAGCAGAGTATATTTATTGGTATAATAATATAAGAATTCATGGTTCTTTAGGTTATCTAACGCCAGTGGAATATAGAGGGTTATTATTTTTAGTAAACGAATCATGA
- the thiH gene encoding 2-iminoacetate synthase ThiH gives MSFYEKYLEYRVFNFSKFLASIKDEDVLRIINKKILNEIDYLALLSDTAGKYLEEMARKSQQLTIQHFGNVIFMFTPLYLSNFCTNQCVYCGFNYNNKIARKKLSMKEVEKEARAISSTGHRHILILTGESREHSPVSYIKQCVEILKKYFTSISIEVYPLELHEYKELVDAGVDGFTMFQEVYNEDTYKVLHPKGPKHNYRYRLDAPERACMASMRSVGIGALLGLENVTSEAFFTGLHAHYLQDKYPDTEISVSLPRIRPCVGHFKPRFEVSDRKLVQIMLALRLYMPRVGITISTRERPELRDNLVGLGVTKMSAGSSTEVGGYVLEQKTKGQFDISDGRSVQEIKDMLYKKGYQPVFKDWQAI, from the coding sequence ATGAGCTTTTATGAAAAGTATCTTGAATACAGGGTTTTTAATTTTTCAAAATTCCTTGCAAGCATAAAGGACGAAGACGTTTTAAGAATTATTAATAAAAAAATACTTAATGAAATTGATTATCTGGCGCTGCTTTCTGATACGGCAGGAAAGTATTTGGAGGAAATGGCAAGAAAATCGCAGCAGCTTACCATTCAGCATTTTGGTAATGTGATATTCATGTTTACTCCTCTTTATCTGTCAAATTTCTGCACCAACCAATGCGTTTACTGTGGATTTAATTATAACAACAAAATAGCCCGCAAGAAGTTAAGTATGAAGGAAGTGGAAAAAGAAGCCAGAGCAATTTCATCTACAGGCCACAGGCATATTTTAATTTTAACAGGTGAGTCAAGAGAGCACAGCCCTGTATCGTATATTAAACAATGTGTTGAAATTTTAAAGAAATATTTTACTTCAATTTCAATAGAAGTATATCCTCTCGAACTACACGAATACAAAGAACTGGTTGACGCCGGAGTTGACGGTTTTACAATGTTCCAGGAGGTATATAACGAAGATACATATAAAGTGCTGCATCCTAAAGGCCCAAAACATAATTACAGATACAGGCTTGATGCCCCCGAACGTGCCTGCATGGCATCAATGAGGAGTGTTGGAATCGGTGCGCTGTTGGGATTGGAAAATGTGACAAGTGAAGCTTTTTTTACAGGTCTGCATGCTCATTACTTGCAGGACAAGTACCCGGATACTGAAATAAGCGTGTCCCTGCCTCGTATAAGGCCATGTGTAGGTCATTTCAAGCCCAGGTTTGAAGTCAGCGACAGAAAACTTGTTCAAATTATGCTTGCTCTGAGACTCTATATGCCCAGAGTTGGAATTACCATATCAACAAGAGAGCGACCTGAGCTTCGCGACAACCTGGTGGGGCTTGGGGTAACAAAGATGTCAGCGGGGTCGTCTACGGAAGTAGGAGGATATGTGCTTGAACAAAAGACGAAAGGGCAGTTTGACATATCTGACGGCAGGAGCGTACAGGAAATAAAAGATATGCTTTACAAGAAAGGATATCAGCCTGTATTTAAAGACTGGCAGGCTATCTAA
- a CDS encoding thiazole synthase, with protein MSDKLIIGGRKIESRLFIGTGKFSSNKLIPEIIKVSGAQVVTVALRRIDFDSEEENMLNYIPEGCIIMPNTSGARNAEEAVRIARLAQAAGCGNWIKIEVISDNKYLLPDNMETIKATEILARAGFVVLPYMCPDLMAARRLRDAGAAAVMPLGAPIGTNKGLKTRELVKILVNEIDLPVIVDAGLGKPSDAAEAMEIGAAAVLVNTAIATAGDPVMMAEAFSLAVKAGRAAYISGTGAVKEYAEASSPLTGFLCY; from the coding sequence ATGAGTGATAAATTAATCATCGGGGGAAGAAAAATAGAAAGTAGGCTTTTTATAGGTACGGGGAAATTTTCTTCCAACAAGCTCATTCCTGAGATAATCAAAGTTTCAGGAGCGCAGGTTGTTACTGTTGCTTTAAGAAGGATCGATTTTGATTCAGAAGAGGAAAATATGCTGAATTATATTCCGGAGGGTTGCATCATCATGCCGAATACATCTGGTGCCCGCAATGCTGAGGAAGCTGTCAGAATTGCCAGGTTGGCACAAGCTGCGGGATGTGGCAACTGGATCAAAATTGAGGTTATTTCTGATAACAAATACCTTCTGCCGGATAACATGGAAACAATAAAGGCAACAGAAATACTCGCCAGGGCAGGATTTGTGGTGTTGCCATACATGTGCCCGGACCTGATGGCGGCAAGAAGGCTCAGGGATGCAGGAGCAGCAGCCGTAATGCCTCTTGGGGCTCCTATAGGCACAAATAAGGGGCTTAAAACAAGGGAACTTGTCAAGATACTGGTCAATGAAATTGATCTTCCTGTTATTGTGGATGCAGGCCTTGGTAAACCGTCAGATGCAGCTGAAGCAATGGAAATAGGGGCTGCTGCAGTGCTGGTGAATACAGCTATTGCTACTGCAGGAGATCCGGTTATGATGGCTGAAGCCTTCAGCCTTGCAGTTAAAGCAGGCAGGGCAGCTTATATTTCCGGTACAGGCGCAGTAAAGGAATATGCTGAAGCATCATCACCTTTAACAGGCTTTTTGTGCTACTAA
- the thiE gene encoding thiamine phosphate synthase codes for MDRFDILPSDLNKRQSDFSRSGKPIRGLYCLTSEEHSRGRSNIEVVKAIINAGVKIIQYREKEKKMLEKYNECVQIRELTKRAGVTFIVDDDVDLAMLVKADGIHLGQDDLPVEKVRELVGSEMIIGLSTHSPEQAQDAVRRGADYIGVGPIYRTYTKKDVCEPVGLEYLDYVVKSINIPFVAIGGIKESNMDEVISRGAKCVAMVTEIVGAENIEQKILNIRHKLGESV; via the coding sequence ATGGACAGATTTGATATATTGCCTTCGGACCTGAATAAAAGACAGAGTGATTTTTCCAGGAGTGGAAAACCGATAAGAGGCCTCTATTGCCTGACTTCTGAAGAACATTCAAGAGGCAGGAGCAATATTGAGGTAGTAAAAGCCATTATAAACGCAGGAGTAAAAATAATTCAATACAGGGAAAAAGAGAAAAAAATGCTGGAAAAGTACAATGAATGTGTGCAAATACGGGAACTTACAAAAAGAGCTGGAGTTACATTCATAGTTGACGATGACGTTGACCTGGCCATGCTTGTAAAAGCTGACGGCATACATTTAGGTCAGGATGATCTGCCGGTGGAAAAAGTAAGGGAACTGGTAGGCAGTGAGATGATAATAGGCCTTTCAACCCATTCCCCCGAGCAGGCTCAGGATGCCGTCAGAAGAGGCGCCGATTATATTGGAGTAGGACCTATTTATAGGACATACACAAAAAAGGACGTTTGTGAACCTGTTGGGCTGGAATATCTGGATTACGTGGTGAAAAGCATTAACATACCCTTTGTTGCCATTGGGGGAATAAAAGAAAGCAATATGGATGAAGTCATTTCAAGAGGTGCAAAATGCGTTGCCATGGTTACGGAAATAGTCGGAGCCGAAAACATTGAACAAAAAATTTTAAATATCAGGCACAAGCTGGGGGAGAGTGTGTAA
- the thiS gene encoding sulfur carrier protein ThiS produces the protein MKVRINGREEIIDEEMTILSLLNSKGINPSMVVVEYNYEIPDKEKWDSILINGGDNIEIIKFIGGG, from the coding sequence ATGAAAGTAAGGATAAACGGAAGGGAAGAAATCATTGACGAGGAAATGACAATTTTATCTTTGCTGAATTCCAAGGGGATCAATCCTTCCATGGTTGTTGTTGAGTATAATTATGAAATTCCTGATAAGGAAAAATGGGACAGTATTTTGATTAACGGCGGTGATAATATTGAGATTATTAAATTCATAGGAGGTGGCTGA